Genomic segment of Synechococcus sp. A15-28:
TCGGTCTGCCGGCGATGCCCGTTGGCGGCTTGATTGAACTCTCCAACCAGGGGATTCAACTGCTGGGGCTGAATCTGAGCGTGGAGTTCTGCGCCGTTCTCACGGGTTTGACGGTGTTCACCGGAGCCTCCATTGCTGAAATCGTTCGCGGTGGCATCAATGCCGTGCCCCGGGGCCAATGGGAGGCCTTCCGCAGCCTCGGGCTGGATGAGGGGCTTGGCCTGCGGCGGATTGTGCTGCCCCAGGCCTTGCCGGCCATCCTGCCGGCACTGACCAGTCAGTACCTGAACCTCGCCAAGAACAGCACCCTCGCCATTGCTGTCGGCTACGCCGACCTGTATGCCGTCAGCGACACCACCATCACCCAGACGGGCCGTGCCATCGAAGGATTTTTGTTGCTGCTGTTCAGTTTTCTGCTGCTCAATCTGTTGATCAGCGGCGGCATGTCCGTTCTGAATGGGGCGGTGCTTGGTCGTCTGCGGAGGAGTCGCTGATGACGCGCTGGGCGGATCGATTGATCACGTTGCTGCTCCTGGTCCTGCTCGGATGGGGCGGTTGGGGCCTGTTGCATTGGCTGATGCATGGGGCCGAGTGGTCCGTCGTGCGTGCGAACCTGCCTCTCTATGCCGTGGGCAGTTACCCCTCCGATCAGCGCTGGCGACCGCTGCTCTGGATCGGGTCCTGCCTTGTGATGGTGGTGTTGACCTTGGTGGGCCCGAGGGGGGCGAGCTGGCGACGGTTCCTGCCCTCGCTCTGGATTGGCATGGCACCCCTGGGACTGTGGTTGCTGGCGGGCGGGCTGGGACTTCTTCCCGTGGGAACGCGCCATTGGGGAGGCCTCACCCTCACCCTGCTTCTCACCGCAGGCAGTGGCCTGCTGGCGCTGCCGCTCGGGGTGTTGTTAGCCCTTGGTCGTCGCAGTGATCTGCCGGTGCTGCGCTGGAGCAGCACGGCTTACATCGAGCTGATGCGGGCGGTGCCGCTGATTGCGGTGCTGTTTTTCGGGCAGCTGCTGATTCCCTTGTTCCTGCCGCCGGGGTTGGAGATCAACCGCGTGCTCCGGGCGGTGCTGGCCTTTGCCCTGTTCGCCGCGGCGTATATCGCCGAAGACGTCAGGGGTGGATTGCAGGCGATTCCACCGACGCAACGGGAGGCAGCAGCTGTCCTCGGTTTGTCCCCATTACAAACGCTGCAGCTTGTGGTGCTTCCCCAGGCGCTGCGCGTTGCTCTGCCATCGCTCACCAATCAGGCGGTGGGACTGTTGCAGAACACCAGTCTGATGGCGATTCTCGGCCTGGTGGAGCTGCTGGGAATCAGCCGCAGCCTTTTGGCCAACCCGGCCTTCATCGGCCGCTACCTCGAGGTGTATCTGTGGCTGGCTGCGGTTTACTGGCTGGCGTGCACGGCGATGGCTCTGCTGGCCCGTCACCTGGAAGTCCAGCTCGACCCCGTCCGATCCAACCGATGACCGTTGCTATCCGCGCCACCGATCTGGTGAAGAGCTACACCCCTGGGGTGAGGGCTCTGGACCGGGTGAGTCTGGAGGTCAACAACGGCGAGGTGCTGGTGGTGATGGGACCGTCCGGTTCGGGCAAAAGCACCCTGATTCGCACCTTCAACGGACTCGAGATGCTGGATGGTGGATCCCTGGATGTTCTGGGGGTGCGTCTGGATTCAGCCCATGCTGAGCCTCAGGTGCGGGCGATCCGACGTCGGGTGGGCATGGTGTTTCAGCAGTTCAATCTGTTTCCCCATCTCTCGATCCTCGAGAACATCGCGCTCGCCCCGGTGAAGGTGCAGAAGCGGCCAAAGGAGGAGGTGGAGCGACGGTCCTTGGAGTTGCTGGAGCAAATGGGCATCCAGGAGCAGGCACAGAAATACCCGGCACAGCTCAGTGGCGGCCAGCAGCAACGGGTGGCGATCGCCCGGGCTCTCGCCCTCGATCCTGAGGTGATGCTGTTTGATGAGCCCACCAGTGCTCTGGATCCGGAGCGGGTGAAGGAAGTGCTCGATGCGATGCGTCAGCTGGCCAGCGGCGGGATGACCATGGTGGTGGTGACCCATGAGATCGGCTTCGCCCGCGATGTGGCGGACCGGGTGATGTTCATGGACCAGGGACAGGTGGTAGAGACATCAGATCCGGAGACGTTTTTCTCGGCGGCCCGGGAAGAACGCAGTCGTCGTTTCCTCAGTCAGATGGTGTGATGCTTCAACACGTCGGCGTCACGCTGTTTCCCTCCCTCCCGCGGGCTTCGTTTCAGGACCTGATGGTGGTTCTTCTGATCATCGGCCTGATGGTTTCACCGTTCGTCATTCACGACCAGCTCCGCCGTCGTCGGGTGAGGCGATTCATGGCCCGGGTCAAGCAGCAGGAGAGGGATTCAACGCGACGATGACGTAGTCGATCCGATCGTCATCAGAACAGCAGAGGTCGCCGTAGTAACGCTCCAACTGCTCATAGGCCATGTCGTAACTGCTGTACGACTGACCCGTCAGAGCGTCACTTTCTCCGTCGCTGCGGACGATGCAGTGGGTTGTTGTTGGGCGATTGCGTTCCTGCTCTGCCTCAGCCATCTGCCAGGGGAAGTCGGGCCAGGGCACGCTCGGCTGCCAACAGTTCCCGTTCGGTGCTCATCCAGCTCTCATTGCCCAGGGGAAGATTCTGGACCTGGTCCGCGAGCAGCAGCATCAACTGTTCACAGCGTTCTCGAAGCTCCTGACGCAGCACGGCACGATTGGTAGACAGATGAAAGTTTGGCACGTGGGTGGGTGCTGCTTAGTTTCAATCGCTGGAGCGGTCAACCATGCTGCGTTTTCTGCTGTGGTTGCTTCCCGCTCTGCTGATCGGGTTCTGGTGCGGACGCAGGCGTCCCAACCTTTCAGCGCGTCTTGCGATCCCGGTGGTGCACTTCGGTGTTCCCATCAGCGTGATGGGTCTTCTGTTGAGAGGTGGGCTCGGGGGGCAGATGGTTCTGGCTGCGGCTCTGGCCGTTCTCGCCATCGCCCTGATGCTGCTCCTGGCCCATCGACTGCCGGGATTACACGGTCTTTCCGCCCGATCGATGCGGCTCGGCAGTTGCATCGGCAACACCGCCTATGTCGGCGTTCCCCTGGCGCTGGCTTTTCTGCCGACGGAGGCTCTGGCGATCAGCATCGGCTACGACCTTGGCGCAACGTTGCTCACCTGGAGTCTTGGTCCGGTGTTCATCGGTGGCGCTCGTTTGGATCGTTCGACGGTCTGGAGCGGCTGGTTGCTCAGCCTGAGCAGTAGTCCCGCAACCCGGGGGCTGCTGGGGGCGCTTCTGGTGCAGTGGACCCCCTGGCGTTTTGCTGTTGCCGAGGCGCTCTGGTGGCCCTCCAGGGGCGTGATCGTTGTGGCGTTGATGGTGGTGGGCATGCGGCTGGGGAGCCTGTCCGGCGAAGTCGTGTCGTGGTCGCCGCTGCGCCTGGGGCTGATGCCCCCGATGCTGGTCAAGCTTTTGTTGTATCCAGGGCTGCTGCTCCTGTTGGGGATCGGATTGAGGCTCGATCCCGTGATGATTCAGGCCATCGCCTTGCAGGGTGCTGCGCCGACAGCGATTTCCCTGTTGTTAATTGCCGAGTCGGTTGGTGTTGATCAAGAGCGAGCGGCTGGACTTGTGTTCTGGAGCACTGTTTTGTCGTTGATCACGGCTCCGGCATGGGGGATGGCGCTGTCCTTGTTGATGCCAACTGGAGGATGAATGCACTGATTCATATTCATTCAGGCGGATTACGGGAGAACACAATTCCTTGGTCAATACGTTTTGTGAAGAGGCGGCGATCCGCCGGTATTCAGCCCTTGTGACGGTCCGTCAACTGTCGGTACATTGGCAGGGTAGGGATCGGGGATTTGAGATGCAGCAGGTGGATCTTGTCGGCTCTTTGGGGCTTGTTCTATTGATTTCAGCCTTAACGGTGCTGGGCTATCGCATCAATCACGTTGTTTGATTTTGAGCGGGGTTTTGTCTGCTTAAACAGCTTGAAAACAGCGAAAGGTGAGATTGATTCTGGGGGTTGTAATGCGTTTGCGCTGCGGTACACCATGCAGCCAATCCTGTTGGCAACCTGGATGCATCACGAGCAGATCGCCACTGCTCAAAGTCAGTGTGTGGCGGTGCTGTTTCTGATGACGGTGGCGCAACTGAAAGTCTCGACTTGAACCCAGGGAAAGAGACGCGATCGGTTGGCTTTGATCGATTTCTGCTTCGTCATCGGCATGCCAGCCCATGCGGTCTTCACCGTGGCGGTAGAGATTCAGCAGGCAACCATTGAATCGACATCGGCATGCCGTGCTGACCTGATCCAAGAGCGGTACGAACCAGCTGGGCCAGCCTTCTCCGCAGTGTTGGGTGCCGCTGTAGCGATAGGACACGTCGTGTTCTGCCAGGAACATCGTCAGGCGCGGTACCGGGTGGTGGCGGCCATAGACCTGAACGATCGGTTGCTGCCACTGGATTCTGTCCATCAGCATGGATTCCCAATGGTTGGCGTTCACCGGCAACAGCCAATTGCGGCGGAGCGTCCAAGGCAACGAGGACGACGCAGACTGGTTCTGTGACTCCGTCTCGCCCATGACATCAACCTTGTTGATTCTTGGCGACAGCCTGATGGATGCCGGTAACGTGTCGCGTGCCACGGACGATCTGGTGCTTGGGGAGCAGATCGCCATTGCCATGGGTGGTGATCCAGAGGATGTTCAGTTGTTTCCCCTCCAGGATTCTCTCCGCCCTCAGTCGGCTCAGCTTCACAATTACGCCCATGGGGGAGCCCAGTCCGGTTCCGGGTTCAAGCAACAGGTGCGGGCTGTTCGTCGACATGCCGATGTTTATCAGTCGCTGAGCGATGTGGATCTGTTGATCTCTGCTGGAGCCAATGATCTTCTCGATCAACTGGAGGACAGCTCAGCTTTCATGGCAGCGCTCGACACGGAGGATCGACGTGATGATCGTCAGTTGATGCGCAGGAATGCCAAACGAATCGCTTGCAATCTCCGGCGTGGGGTCGATCGGTTGACCGGTCTGGTGGATGACGTTGTGGTCACTGGAGCCTTCCCGCTGACGGCAACCCCTGAGGTCCAGTCGTTGGCTGATGCGTTCGACTCGGCAACGTTCGATCGCCTGGTCGCGATCGTGGATGGCATCGGCGCGAAGGTTCAACGCAAGCTGGAACGCCACTTTGCTTCCAATGACTCTGTTGCCGTTCTGAACCTCAAAGCGGCGTGGGACAGACTTGAAGCCCCTGACTTTGTTGATGCGGTGCACCCCAGCAGCGAGACGAGTCGAGAGCTGGCGGACTTGATCGTTCCTGATCTGGTCCAACAGCTGAACAGCTTCGGCTTCGCGGAAGGATGACGTCCCATGAAGGGACTGCAGCTCACCAGGGCTCTTCCCATACATTCCTAGGCATGGGAGCTCGAATCACACAGGACGAATTTCTCAAGCGCGCTAGGCAGCGTTTCGGTGATCAGTTCGATTACAGCCAGATCATCTGGAGAAGTTTCAAGAGCCCGGTGAAGATCCACTGCACGCATCACCCGGTTCAGGAGATCACGATCACTCCGGAGAAGCACCTTCAGACCCTGGGAGGTTGCCGGCATTGTTTGCGGGAGAGACGGATCGTTGCCCTGGAGCGGGAGCTCAACCGCAGGTCTGCACCGGAACGGGTCCTTGCGGTGCAGTCCGAGCAGTCCGATTCGGTGCAGTCCGAAGCTCAGGCGCTCAAGCTCACCCGCTGATAGCAGAACCACAGCCACTGCTGAAACAGCAGGTTGCGATGGGATCGCCAGGAGGTCTGGGGGTGGTCGGCATCGAAGTTCTCCGGCGGCGGCACATCTCCCCGGGCCCGATCCCGTTCCATTTCTCCCAGAATTCGCCCCACGTTGTACTCCGGATGACCGAGGTGCATCAGCTGGCGCTGGTCCGGTGTTTCGAAAATGGTGTAGCCGACGTTCTGTCCGTAGGCCAGCAGCCTCAGTCGGCCCTGGCGCTGAGCTGACTCCATGGCGCTGTCGGGCAAGCCGGCGTGGCGGCTCTGAGGACAAAGAAACCGATCGTCCTGGGTCCCCATCAGGGGATGCCCTGGAATCAGGCTCCGCAACGGGTAGATGCCGAACAGCTTGCGATCGAACGGCACCTTGTCCACCCCTGCCAGATAGGCGAGAGCAAAGCCGGCCCAGCACAGCCCCAGCGTGCTGGCACAGCTGTGGCGTGCCTCGTCGATCAGTTCCACCAGTTCCGTCCAGTAGGTGACCTGCTCGAAGGGCAGGTGTTCCACCGGTGCGCCAGTGATGATCAGCCCGTCCAGTGGTCCCTGGGCCAGCGCTTCCTCCCAGCTCACGTAGAGATCCTTGAGGTGCTCATGATCCCAGCTTTTGTAGGCATGGGAAGCGAGCCGGATCCACACCGGTTCGATCTGCAGAACCGACAGCCCGAGGGGGTGGAGCAGGTTGAATTCGTACTGCTTGCCCAGGGGCATGATGTTCAGAATGCCGATCCGCAGGGGCCGGATGTCCTGACGCTCCGCCTGGGCGGGTTCGATCCAGGAGATCCGGTTGCGTTCGACGGCACCGATCTTGTGGTAGTCGCGGGGAAGAATCAGTGCCATGGGCAGGTCGGCGTCGTCAATCAGGCAAGGGCCTGTTCGAAGTCAGCTTTGATGTCGTCGATGTGCTCGAGCCCCACGGAGACGCGAACCATGGTGGGGGTCACGCCAGCTGAAGCCTGCTCCTCTTCACTGAGCTGCTGGTGGGTTGTCGAAGCCGGATGGATCACCAGGGTTTTGGCATCCCCCACGTTGGCGAGATGACTGGCCAGTTGAAGGCTGTTGATGAAGCGCACCGCATCGTCGTATCCGCCCTTGAGCGAGAACATCAGCATGCATCCCATGCCCCGGCCTGTCAGGTACTTCTTGGCAGCGGCGTGATACGGGTCGCTGCTCAGGCCCGGGTAGCTCACATGCTCCACCTTGGGGTGGGAGGCCAGCCAGGTGGCGAGGGCCATGGCGTTCTCCGTGTGGCGCTCCACCCGCAGGCTGAGGGTTTCCAGTCCCTGCAACAGCAGGAAGCTGTTGAAGGGGCTGATCGCCGGACCCCAGTCCCGCAGACTTTCGACCCTGGCTCGCAGGGCAAAGGCGACGTTGCGGTTGTCCGGGACGCCCAGCATCTTGCACACATCACTGCCGAAGCCGAAGGCATCCCAGTGGACGAGGCCGTGGTACGCCGCGCTGGGTTGGCTCATCAGCGGGAATTTGCCATTGCCCCAGTCAAAGGTGCCGGCATCAACGATCACGCCTCCGAGACTGGTGCCGTGGCCACCGATCCATTTGGTGGCGCTTTCCACCACCACATCCGCGCCGTGGTCGATCGGACGCATCAGGGCTCCACAGGCCCCCAGGGTGTTGTCGACGATCAACGGAATCCCGCGCTCCTTGGCCAGAGCTGAGAGGCCTTCGAAATCGGGGATGTTGAAGCGGGGATTGCCCATCGCTTCGACGTAGAGCCCCTTGGTGTTGTCGTCGATCTGAGCAGCGAAGCTGTCCACGTCGTCGCCATCGGCGAAGCGCACGTCGATGCCCAGCCGAGGGAACTGCACCTTGAACTGGTTGTAGGTGCCGCCGTAAAGGAACGACGTGGAGACGAAGTTGTCTCCCGCCTGCATGCAATTCGTGATGGCCAGGAACTGAGCTGACTGGCCGGATGCTGTCGCCAGTGCAGCCATCCCCCCTTCCAGGGCCGCCACCCGTTTCTCGAACACATCCGTCGTCGGGTTCATCAGACGGGTGTAGATGTTGCCGAATTCCTTCAGCCCGAACAGGTTGGCGCCGTGCTCGGCGTCATTGAAGACGTAGGAGCTCGTCTGGTAAATCGGCACCGCTCTGGCGTTGGTGGCCGAGTCCGGAGACTGGCCGGCATGCAGCTGGAGGGTTTCGAAACGCTGAGACATCGGGCCGGAAGTGAGCGGCTATCCCTCTGTTCTAGTCATGGGACAGCTCAGGTTTGTCCGTATCCGCCAGCGAGGGGAACGTGCTGCGGATCAGGTTGTGAATCGCGTCATGGGCTTCGGCGTGGAATCCCCCTCGCGCCTCAGCGCTGAGGATGGGATAGGTGCGGTCGCTGCCATCCCCGTCCCGCAGGTGTTTCCAGCGGTTGTTCTCCTTCTCCTTCAGAGCATTGAGAGCTGCTTCGAAGTGAAAGGCTTTGACGTTGCCCAGGGCTGCCACCTGGCTGGCCAGGGTTTCGCGAATCGGAGCCAGGGCCTTGGCTTTCAACGTGTCGGGCAACCCCAGGACCGGTTGGTAGTGATCCAGGATTCTGAGTTCAGCCTCCAGCATCACCGGCCAGGCACCGGTTTCTCCATCGGCCAGCCCCATGTCGGCTTCCGCCTGCTGCATGGCCTCCAGGTGGAAGCGCAGCCAGCGGTAATAGGTTTTGTCCTTGATCGGTTTCTTGGCCGCCGCCCGTCCGGACAGAATCGCCGGGAGGGCGTTCTCCGCCTTGCGCAGGAACAGCCGATCCTCCCGCTCGAGGTTCATCGCCCCCCAGCGCTGGCGATACTCCCAGAGCTCGACATACCGGGACACATCGGGTCCATTCCAGCCCAGACCTTTCAGCTCTTCACCGCGGTGGGAGAGTTCCTGCGCCACGCCCTGCTTCGTTTGACGGATTCCTGCAGCGTAGTGGGCAGGCCTCAGGACGCCGGTGGACGGCTTTCAGGTTTCTGGCGGAGGTAGTCCTGAACCGAGATCGGGCGCTGCTGCTGGTAGCCGACGGGAAGCCAGAGGTCGCCGGCGTCAGCGTTGAAGTGAATTTCCCAGTGGTACAGCCCGGTGTAAGCACGCGGGTCCTCCTTGATCAGGGAGGCATACAGAAGAACGGCGCGTCCGTAGTAGTCACTGTTGTTGTACCCCCAGAGACCACGCCGAATGTCCTTGAGACCTCCCCGGCGGACCAGGTAACGAGCGGCGGCCTGAATCGCGTCGTGGGGATCACGGATGTTGCCGGCGCCGATGCCGGGCTCCGCCCACGTGGTGGGCAGGAACTGCATCGGTCCCTGGGCATTGGCAACCGACACGCCGTCGATGCGTCCCATGCCGGTTTCGACCAGATTGACCGCCGCCAGCACCTCCCATTCGATGCCGGTCGCTGCCTCGGCTTTTTTGTAGTAGCTGATGAGCTTGTCGGCAGGCTCCGGCGGAATGATCCGCCAGGCCGGCAGGGTGGAGGGGCCACGGCCGCGGCTCATGCTCAGGAATTCCCGACGGGCCGCCAGGTGTCGTTCTGCAATGCTCCGCCATTGCGTTGGAAGGGCGGCCAACACCGCAGCCGAGCGAACGGGGTCCTTGGAGAGCACCCGATAGATCACCTGTTGCCGATGCCCCAGATCCGGCAGATCAGCCTTGGCTGTGGACGGGTCCCGCAGGGCTGCTTCCACGGATGCCAAAAGGGTGGCGGCGGCCATCGGCTGGGCTGGAACGCCTGGATAGCGCCGTTGAACGGGTGCTGCAGCTGAAAGAGCAGGGCTGTTGGCGGTTGTGCAGATGCCCTGGTGCATCAGTTCGATGCTGATGGGACCGGCCACAGCCACCAGAGCTGCGGTGATCAGGACGGAATGACGTCCCATGGCGGAGCAAAGCCTTTCGGCCGAAGCTACCGGTTCTGCCTAGGCCTGCAGGAAGGTGCTGCGGTCGTGGAAGTCGGCCCGGCTGTCGCCATGGCGCAGGGCCCAGTGACTGATGCCGTTGGCGCCTCGATCCAGCACCGTGGTGAGGGCCAGCTCCGGGCAGCGTTCATCCGGCCACCAGGGGGACAGATCCAGCTGGGCATCGAGACGAAGCTGGTGATGCCAGCGGCGCAGGGTGACCTCCGGTGGGCTTTGCAGGGGCTGTTGACATTGGCCCGAGCGGTAGCCCTCGAACCGGTAAAGCGCCCAGTCCCCGTTGGGGGCCAGGTTGATCTCCCAGTAGCCGGGCTGATCCGGAAGGGCGAGAAATGCCTCGAAGCAGGTGGTGGTCCAGAGCTCATCGCGGCGCTGCCCGGCCACCTGAGGACCATCGATCAGACCGTCAGGCACCACGAGCTCATTAAGGCCGGAAGCCGCGGCAGCCAAGACGCCGAAACTGAGCTCCAGTTGACCGTTCCGGCTCCAGATCAGTTCACCACTCACCTGGAGCGCCTGGGGAACGGAGCGTTCAAACGGAACCAGGCGGGAGGCCTGAAGCAGCATCACGGCGGGGCGTGCCATCTCAGCAACCCGCCAGGCGATGCACCATGGACTTGATCTGCGGGAGCTGCTGCTCGACCGACTCGGTCAGGCGGAACTGCACGGCAGCTCTCTGGAGGTTGTGGCCGGGACGCTCGGTGCGGAAGTAGACGTCCCCTTCCAGATGATCCGTCAGGAAGCGCAGGCCGAGTTCCAAGGGGATCAGACGAATGCAGTCCGGAAGGTAGTGCAGATCCCAGTCACTGAGAAAATGTCGAGCCACGGAGAGATAACCCTCAAGGATCGACTCACACAGTTCGAGGTCGAAGCGCACCGTATGGAGTTGGTCGGTTTCTTCGCCGGAGGGGTTGCAGCAGGAGCGCAGGCAATCGCCGATGTCGTAGTGGACCAGTCCCGGCTTGACGGTGTCGAGATCGATCAGTCCGACGGCATGCCCGCTGGTTTCATCGATCATCACGTTGTTGATCTTGGGATCGCCGTGGATCGGGCGCTGCTGCAGCTCTCCGCGTTGAAGAGCAGCTTCCAGAACATCGATGCCGTGACGCCGTGCCTCGATGAAGGCGCCGGCGGCACAAACGCCCGGGCCCTCGGAATGGCACGATTTGATGACGGTGTCGTAACGGTGCAGATACGCCGGCGTAACATGAAAGTTCTCAAGCGTGTCCTTCAGCTGGTCTGCGGGGAGGTCGCTGATCAGGCTGTGGAACATGCCCAGCCCGTAGCCCACCTCGCGAGCGTGATTGCGGTCGAGAATCACATCCGTGGTGGTGGCAGCACCGATGTAGGTGATGGAACGCCAGAACTCTCCGTCCTGCTCCACCCAGTGCCCTTGTTGCCGGCAGCGCACCACCTGGGGCACTTCCCAGCGGCGGCCGCAGAGTTCCGCTGGTGGTGAAGCCAGTCGTCGCTGAACGTGGTCTCCAAGGGCCACAAGGTTGTGCATCACCAGCTCGGGGCGTTCAAACACACGCCTGCTGAGCCGCTGCAGCACAAAAGAGCCTGCAGGGCCGCTGGGGCGATGGCCCTGGTGGGTCACCAGGAACGTGTCGTTGACGTTGCCTGACCCGAGGGAGCGGATGGCCGTGATGCGTTCGCGGGGATGAAAGCGACCCGCGATGGCTTCAACGGCCTGGCTCAAGGGAATCTCAGTGGTCTCAGGCTGCAAATGTCGCGCTGATTCGCTGGATCGCCAGGGTCAGGTGTGCGGAAAGCCAGGCGACTAACCGTCCAGTTGGCTCTCGATGGCCTCCATCAACTGCAGGTACGCCGGCCCGGAACTGCTCGCACCTTCGTCGAGGTTCACCTCTCCGCGGATGGCGCGTCTGGCGTTATCGGCAATCACGGCATTCACCACCAGATCCAGTGCGTCCGGCACCTCAAGGTTCTGGAGGGCATCGGCGTAGCGACGACTGTGGCTTGGACGCACCGATTCCTGGCAGTAACTGGACAGCTCACGGCTGTCGGTCATCACCCGATAGGCCGTTTCCTTCACCGCAGGTCGCCCGTAGAGGGCCATGTACAACAGGTTCACCATCGAGGCGTCGTGGGGGGGGATGGCGTATTTGCGGGCGATCTGAGGCCAGTAGCGCAGAGCCTTCAGACCTTCCAGACCGCCCCTGGGCAGTCCGGCGGACTCGCAGCTCTGCTCCAGCTCCTCCATGGAGGTGGGACAGCGCTCTTCCCGGCGCATCAGGGTTGCCATCACCTGACCCGCCTGAAAGTTGCGGGTTGGCTTGCCGGAGCTGGGTTGCATCATGCTGCCCCTCACATCCGCCACCATCGCCGTCAGCTGGGTGAAGGTGTGATCCCTCACTTTCTCAAAGTCGCCATCCCGCACCAACGTGGCTTCGATGCGCGGCACCGCATAGCCCAGTTCGGTGAGGGGAATCGGCTGGCGGTGATACAGCTTCTGCCGATCCGGGCGAGCCATGGAGACGGTGGCGGCCTGATCCAGGCATTGATCCAGAAGCAAGGTGAGCAGCGTCGGCAGCACCCCTGGGTTCTCCTGGTGATAGGCGTAGCCGAACCCGGCAAACACCGATGACATGTTCTTGGCGGCCTTGATGTACTGCCCTTCCACGTTGTGGACCCCTGCCGCCACCTGAATATTCGGGGAGAGCTGATCGAGCAGCTGAGCCCCCAGCATCGCGATCAGGGCATTGGGGTGGCAGAAGTTGGCCGTGAAGCTGTCGAACGGGTTGCGCAGGGCTCCGTGGCGGTGGAATCCGGAGAAGAAGGCCAGGTTCGGCTGCTTCTCACAGAGCACATAGGCGGTGTTGCTGATCGGGTCGTGGTTGAAGGACCCGGCCAGGCAGGCCAGAACCACCTGCTCCCGTCCCAGTTCCTCCCGCAGCCGGCAGGCCTCCAGCAGATCCTCTTCAACATGGTTGCTGTTGGCGCTGAGAACCACCAGTTCGCAACGCAGGATCAGGTCCTGCAGCGTGTTGGGGACCCGTTCCCCCGAAACGCGATGGGTTCCCATGTCGAGCACCCGCTCGACAT
This window contains:
- a CDS encoding lytic transglycosylase domain-containing protein — its product is MGRHSVLITAALVAVAGPISIELMHQGICTTANSPALSAAAPVQRRYPGVPAQPMAAATLLASVEAALRDPSTAKADLPDLGHRQQVIYRVLSKDPVRSAAVLAALPTQWRSIAERHLAARREFLSMSRGRGPSTLPAWRIIPPEPADKLISYYKKAEAATGIEWEVLAAVNLVETGMGRIDGVSVANAQGPMQFLPTTWAEPGIGAGNIRDPHDAIQAAARYLVRRGGLKDIRRGLWGYNNSDYYGRAVLLYASLIKEDPRAYTGLYHWEIHFNADAGDLWLPVGYQQQRPISVQDYLRQKPESRPPAS
- a CDS encoding DOMON-like domain-containing protein, producing the protein MARPAVMLLQASRLVPFERSVPQALQVSGELIWSRNGQLELSFGVLAAAASGLNELVVPDGLIDGPQVAGQRRDELWTTTCFEAFLALPDQPGYWEINLAPNGDWALYRFEGYRSGQCQQPLQSPPEVTLRRWHHQLRLDAQLDLSPWWPDERCPELALTTVLDRGANGISHWALRHGDSRADFHDRSTFLQA
- a CDS encoding aminoglycoside phosphotransferase family protein codes for the protein MSQAVEAIAGRFHPRERITAIRSLGSGNVNDTFLVTHQGHRPSGPAGSFVLQRLSRRVFERPELVMHNLVALGDHVQRRLASPPAELCGRRWEVPQVVRCRQQGHWVEQDGEFWRSITYIGAATTTDVILDRNHAREVGYGLGMFHSLISDLPADQLKDTLENFHVTPAYLHRYDTVIKSCHSEGPGVCAAGAFIEARRHGIDVLEAALQRGELQQRPIHGDPKINNVMIDETSGHAVGLIDLDTVKPGLVHYDIGDCLRSCCNPSGEETDQLHTVRFDLELCESILEGYLSVARHFLSDWDLHYLPDCIRLIPLELGLRFLTDHLEGDVYFRTERPGHNLQRAAVQFRLTESVEQQLPQIKSMVHRLAGC